One Candidatus Schekmanbacteria bacterium DNA segment encodes these proteins:
- a CDS encoding cobalamin B12-binding domain-containing protein translates to MAKVLLVNPALAYSSWDADLKKPSPDSIFIRLGLAYLAGALKSKGHEVFLVDFRMLSGWDEYKTLLKKNSPDVIGFSIHSVEFSIAVEAGKIASAILPKAMRVAGGIHPTMFPEECLKTGAFDYVIQGEGEISFPELIENPSKFPKYSWGKTPDLNQIPFPDREIWSDYDVRMNCEPFGLKKFHFPLPMAELMNTRGCPFNCTFCCGPGEHQLYTRLDKDGKRISYIRGRSVENVIAELEMLRDKYGIRSAMFHDDQFIMSREWVEEFTQALHDKGFVKSGFKWVTSSKADVICKNEDLIEKMAGSGLAFLIIGFESFSPRILKWFNKKATPEDNFRATEILHKYGVKIWANYILGIPTDTGWHKEDDIMTVAGVLKVKPIHYSPALYTPVPGSTLFDFYKKNNLIMCDGSVEDMSNRGKMAAKVKGVDYSFLEKIMVDDSVFAADDKMDKKETSNSVEPANGQSTADSDDYIFKAKAFDGTVSIIDMMHKRYQSELEKNRELNNLLDHTNQKFLNRSATLNKTLSKLMTFNPIKSNISDASCADAKFSIVIPVLNGGQQFIALMDKIKKQKKVKDVEIVIIDSGSTDGTLEVAAKNGAKIVQIPRESFNHGATRQLAAEHASGDYVLYTVHDALPASDYLLYKIAQTFKASPELAALSIRQMVNSDADLYSRWITDITYNSYGFDRDVEYYLQDKESFDCLPEQLKRKVSFIDNVCACYSKKSLLKYGFKKISNAEDIEAGMRMARNGEHLGFLYSCGVYHWHYKNADYFLKRNYNGMKAFTELLGNEVPNFETLHISSLRDIAHKSWVLYDTIKMSISEWEPQANITPNDFKAFLQLLNESTENFYDKVRKFNGTACDEASLKNLLLEINCTNGHKGSGNPFKYNHMFSNFNEQMKNLMKYILENHNSLKIGKKDFSEALFKIVASEIGNTLGYWYEGHKQVNRHEELADMNRILEKGVCFG, encoded by the coding sequence ATGGCAAAAGTTCTTTTAGTCAATCCAGCCTTAGCCTATAGTTCGTGGGATGCTGATTTAAAAAAACCATCTCCTGACAGTATTTTCATACGTCTTGGACTAGCTTATCTGGCGGGAGCGCTTAAATCTAAAGGACATGAGGTTTTCCTTGTGGACTTCAGGATGCTTTCCGGCTGGGATGAATATAAGACTTTGTTAAAGAAAAATTCTCCTGACGTAATAGGATTTTCAATCCATTCTGTGGAATTTTCAATAGCTGTAGAAGCAGGAAAAATAGCCTCTGCCATCCTCCCAAAAGCTATGAGGGTTGCGGGTGGCATTCACCCTACTATGTTTCCCGAGGAATGTCTTAAGACAGGCGCCTTTGACTATGTAATACAGGGAGAAGGTGAAATAAGTTTTCCAGAGCTTATTGAAAACCCATCAAAGTTCCCGAAATATTCCTGGGGGAAAACTCCTGATTTAAACCAGATCCCGTTTCCTGACAGGGAGATCTGGTCGGATTATGATGTAAGAATGAACTGCGAGCCCTTTGGCTTGAAAAAATTTCATTTCCCTCTCCCTATGGCTGAACTTATGAATACCAGAGGTTGTCCCTTTAACTGCACATTCTGCTGCGGACCCGGAGAACATCAACTTTACACAAGGCTTGATAAGGATGGCAAACGCATTTCCTATATCAGGGGAAGAAGTGTTGAAAATGTGATTGCAGAGTTAGAGATGCTTAGGGATAAGTATGGTATCAGGTCTGCCATGTTTCATGATGACCAGTTTATAATGTCCCGCGAGTGGGTGGAAGAATTCACGCAGGCTCTTCATGATAAAGGCTTTGTAAAGAGCGGTTTCAAATGGGTTACATCTTCTAAGGCAGATGTAATTTGCAAGAACGAGGATTTAATAGAAAAAATGGCAGGCTCTGGCCTTGCATTTCTTATTATTGGCTTTGAGTCTTTCAGCCCAAGGATATTAAAATGGTTTAACAAGAAGGCAACTCCCGAGGACAATTTCAGGGCTACAGAAATATTACACAAGTATGGTGTAAAGATCTGGGCAAATTATATTTTAGGCATCCCCACTGATACAGGCTGGCATAAAGAAGATGATATAATGACAGTGGCTGGAGTATTAAAAGTCAAGCCTATCCATTATTCGCCGGCCCTTTACACTCCTGTCCCGGGAAGTACTCTTTTTGACTTCTATAAGAAAAACAACCTTATCATGTGCGATGGTTCTGTGGAAGATATGTCAAACCGCGGGAAAATGGCTGCAAAGGTAAAAGGTGTCGACTACTCATTTCTTGAAAAAATCATGGTAGATGATTCTGTTTTTGCCGCTGATGATAAAATGGATAAAAAAGAAACATCTAATTCTGTTGAACCTGCAAATGGCCAGTCAACTGCGGACAGTGACGACTATATCTTTAAAGCTAAAGCATTTGATGGGACTGTAAGCATAATAGATATGATGCATAAACGCTATCAGAGCGAGCTTGAAAAGAACAGGGAATTGAATAATCTTTTGGACCATACAAATCAGAAATTCCTCAATAGAAGTGCCACTTTGAATAAGACATTAAGCAAGTTGATGACATTCAATCCCATAAAAAGCAATATATCTGATGCCAGCTGTGCTGATGCTAAATTTTCAATAGTAATCCCAGTATTGAACGGTGGGCAGCAATTTATAGCTCTTATGGATAAAATAAAAAAACAAAAGAAGGTGAAGGATGTTGAGATAGTTATTATAGATTCAGGTTCCACTGACGGCACATTGGAAGTTGCTGCAAAGAATGGAGCAAAGATTGTTCAGATACCAAGGGAATCTTTTAATCATGGTGCGACGAGGCAGCTGGCAGCGGAACACGCAAGCGGCGATTATGTCCTCTATACGGTACATGATGCCCTTCCTGCCAGCGATTATCTGTTATACAAGATAGCTCAAACTTTTAAGGCATCTCCTGAGCTTGCAGCTCTCTCAATAAGGCAGATGGTAAATTCTGATGCCGACCTTTACAGCAGATGGATTACCGATATAACATATAACTCCTACGGATTTGACAGGGACGTAGAATACTATTTACAGGACAAAGAATCTTTTGACTGTCTGCCGGAGCAATTAAAGAGAAAAGTCTCATTTATTGACAATGTTTGTGCATGTTATTCAAAGAAATCTCTCCTTAAATATGGATTTAAAAAAATATCAAACGCCGAGGACATCGAGGCAGGGATGAGAATGGCACGGAACGGAGAGCACCTTGGATTTCTTTATTCCTGCGGGGTATATCACTGGCACTACAAGAATGCTGATTATTTCCTTAAGAGGAATTACAATGGCATGAAGGCATTTACAGAGCTTCTCGGAAATGAGGTGCCCAATTTTGAAACTCTCCATATATCTTCACTTAGGGATATAGCCCATAAATCATGGGTTCTCTATGACACAATAAAGATGTCAATTTCTGAGTGGGAACCGCAGGCAAACATAACACCCAATGATTTCAAGGCATTTCTTCAACTGTTAAATGAATCAACAGAAAATTTCTATGACAAGGTAAGAAAATTCAATGGTACTGCCTGTGATGAAGCAAGTCTAAAAAATCTGCTCCTTGAAATTAATTGTACCAATGGACATAAAGGCAGCGGCAACCCATTCAAATACAACCACATGTTTTCTAACTTTAATGAGCAAATGAAAAATCTCATGAAATATATTCTTGAAAATCATAACTCATTAAAAATAGGAAAAAAAGATTTTTCAGAAGCATTGTTTAAGATTGTTGCTTCCGAGATAGGGAATACGCTTGGATACTGGTATGAGGGGCATAAGCAGGTTAACAGGCATGAAGAGTTAGCAGACATGAACAGAATACTGGAAAAGGGAGTTTGCTTTGGCTGA
- a CDS encoding polysaccharide deacetylase family protein, translated as MLDSSLSKLKKSCFPILAYHRIIDENDEDSNENFYYDGTVSCTVKDFESHIFFLKKYFRIVPLSEVADHIANCKISEGGKPFVAITFDDGYKSLISNVIPLVDKSNIPCTFFLPTGILSGDAIPLYIYIEAALNNKDSFEMLLNELHITKSKNHLLLKRSITSILASNNQGKTRSLVEKILNVNMLFGYIERNFLSAEDVRHISSPFIEVASHSHSHADFSMLGKDEIKKELTHSREYLESVTSKKVLSFAMPFGGEKYFRNINAQVFSSSGYENTCSTVFGLNTFSDSRLMLKRIVVNEFDTLQSIKLKLSGYLDRMAKRING; from the coding sequence ATGCTTGATTCTTCTCTCTCAAAGCTCAAGAAGAGCTGTTTTCCTATACTTGCCTACCACAGGATAATTGATGAAAATGACGAGGATTCAAATGAAAATTTTTATTACGATGGGACTGTAAGCTGCACGGTAAAAGATTTTGAATCGCATATCTTTTTCCTTAAAAAATATTTCCGGATAGTTCCGCTTTCTGAAGTGGCAGATCATATTGCCAATTGCAAAATTTCAGAAGGGGGGAAACCCTTTGTTGCCATTACCTTTGATGATGGCTACAAATCATTAATCAGCAATGTGATACCTCTAGTTGATAAAAGCAATATACCCTGCACATTTTTTCTTCCTACGGGAATACTTTCAGGGGATGCGATTCCATTATATATATATATTGAGGCTGCATTAAACAACAAAGATTCATTCGAAATGCTTCTTAATGAATTGCATATCACTAAAAGTAAAAATCATCTCCTGCTAAAAAGATCAATTACTTCAATACTTGCCTCTAATAATCAGGGAAAAACAAGAAGTCTTGTTGAAAAGATTCTTAATGTAAATATGCTATTCGGTTATATTGAAAGGAATTTTCTTTCCGCAGAGGATGTCAGACATATTTCCTCTCCTTTTATTGAAGTTGCCTCACACAGTCATTCCCATGCTGATTTCAGCATGCTCGGAAAGGATGAGATCAAAAAAGAATTAACTCATTCAAGGGAATACCTCGAATCTGTCACATCAAAAAAAGTATTGTCCTTCGCCATGCCTTTTGGAGGAGAAAAATACTTCAGAAATATTAACGCACAGGTTTTTTCATCATCAGGCTATGAAAATACCTGTTCCACAGTTTTCGGTCTGAATACTTTCAGTGACAGCAGGTTAATGCTTAAGCGCATAGTTGTAAATGAGTTCGATACTCTTCAGTCTATAAAGTTAAAGCTTTCCGGGTATCTTGACCGTATGGCAAAAAGAATTAATGGCTAA
- a CDS encoding radical SAM protein has protein sequence MAENAILRYPGQDVWEGLHLPAYFSIETTTQCPANCIMCPRSKVLQTRKNKLMPDWMIDKILDEIDWECFINWEWINDPLCDDRIYGFMKRANSKGIANWITTTGYLLNEERAYRLLESNTDIIVFSIDTLNHELYKYIRGLPLSVVLENVERFMDIKHKTGSTAEVWISKIQLPITVSEGWEEFKKFFNELGIKKVQFPSYRLRGGDLDKEAIPCVPDSRSCYFIENEMSITTDGNIILCPCEAGAWVDPVSNISDRPLREAWFTQKRIDMINLVRTQGLRANEFCREVEGFPE, from the coding sequence TTGGCTGAGAACGCTATTCTCCGTTACCCAGGTCAGGACGTATGGGAAGGACTTCATCTTCCGGCATACTTTTCCATTGAGACGACAACTCAGTGTCCGGCTAACTGCATAATGTGCCCCAGAAGCAAGGTTCTTCAAACACGCAAGAACAAGCTGATGCCTGACTGGATGATCGATAAGATCCTGGACGAGATTGACTGGGAGTGTTTTATAAACTGGGAGTGGATTAACGATCCCCTTTGTGACGACAGGATATACGGCTTTATGAAAAGGGCTAATAGCAAAGGGATTGCAAACTGGATAACAACAACAGGTTATCTGCTCAACGAGGAAAGAGCTTACAGGCTCCTCGAAAGTAATACAGACATAATAGTTTTTTCCATTGATACGTTAAACCACGAGTTATATAAATACATAAGAGGCCTGCCGTTAAGTGTGGTATTGGAGAATGTAGAAAGGTTTATGGATATCAAACATAAGACCGGTTCAACGGCAGAGGTCTGGATTTCCAAAATACAGCTTCCCATTACGGTTTCAGAAGGATGGGAGGAATTTAAAAAGTTCTTTAACGAGCTGGGGATAAAAAAGGTACAGTTCCCTTCATATCGTTTAAGAGGCGGTGATTTAGACAAAGAGGCAATTCCCTGCGTACCTGATTCCAGAAGTTGTTATTTCATAGAAAACGAAATGTCAATTACCACTGACGGGAATATTATACTTTGTCCTTGTGAAGCTGGAGCATGGGTGGATCCGGTCTCAAACATATCCGACAGGCCTTTGCGTGAAGCATGGTTTACGCAAAAAAGAATTGATATGATAAATTTAGTAAGGACCCAGGGACTAAGAGCCAACGAGTTCTGCAGAGAAGTAGAGGGATTTCCAGAGTAA
- a CDS encoding glycosyltransferase, with product MPLISIVVVISSMEREKELHSLADSLKIQTFKDFEIILVENGVNCSNEQIALFNGMDLKQVKSEINTGVAGGRNIGIKNSSGKFVIFIDDDACFSSNEDIQNIIRSFDRYPSAGALSFKIEDIKPESRGKNIDHGGYPVRRGKRLDSDTACSYFFGGACAFRKKIFEDIGLLPEEYFFGCEELDFSFRLMEKGIDIFFIPDVKIKHFMSPSGKSEGQRSYYLIKNRINVAFKYLPLRYAIIHSLLWSVFVFLESMRTSSLKHYLKGLVHGIKKIQAVRKDDNVLSAETIKKINKLMGRTYY from the coding sequence ATGCCTTTAATCAGTATAGTCGTTGTGATATCTTCTATGGAACGGGAAAAAGAACTCCACTCCCTTGCAGACAGCCTCAAAATCCAGACATTTAAGGATTTTGAAATAATCCTTGTTGAAAACGGTGTTAATTGCAGCAATGAACAGATTGCACTTTTCAATGGAATGGATCTCAAACAGGTAAAATCTGAAATAAACACCGGGGTTGCAGGTGGAAGAAATATTGGTATAAAAAACTCTTCAGGAAAGTTTGTCATTTTTATTGATGATGATGCATGCTTTTCTTCTAATGAAGATATACAAAACATCATCAGATCTTTTGACAGATACCCTTCTGCCGGTGCTCTTAGTTTCAAGATTGAAGATATAAAACCTGAGAGCAGAGGGAAGAATATAGACCATGGTGGTTATCCTGTCCGGCGCGGGAAAAGACTTGATTCAGATACAGCATGCTCCTATTTTTTCGGGGGAGCCTGCGCTTTCAGAAAAAAAATATTTGAAGATATAGGCCTACTCCCTGAAGAATATTTCTTTGGTTGCGAAGAGCTTGATTTCTCGTTCAGACTGATGGAAAAGGGAATAGATATTTTCTTTATACCGGACGTAAAAATAAAACACTTTATGTCGCCATCAGGAAAATCAGAGGGTCAGCGTTCATATTATCTCATAAAAAATAGAATTAACGTTGCTTTTAAATATCTGCCTCTCCGCTATGCCATTATCCATAGTCTTTTATGGAGCGTTTTTGTATTTTTGGAAAGTATGCGTACATCATCATTAAAGCATTACTTAAAGGGATTGGTTCATGGTATAAAAAAAATACAGGCTGTCAGGAAAGATGACAATGTCTTAAGCGCTGAAACCATAAAAAAAATAAATAAATTAATGGGAAGGACATACTATTGA
- a CDS encoding radical SAM protein: protein MKGAAAPKKENIIEFIPDLKEKLNDVKQFSSEKILQHLDRVSAWIDGDNPPPITVEIDMTNVCNHKCPECVVSYYQLTDSNSLSRERAESIIDQLGEEGARGLIFTGGGEPLCHPDTPDIVERAKSRGIDVGFITNGQLLKEESAEKLLKNCTWIRVSLDAATPEVFLKTHGRDGNAFNKVVENIRMLTRMKKELQSNATVGVGYLTSRETSGDLEKATILCRDMGVDYIQFRPMQIHRGGNFEYNWEDVTREIAKCIKYSGNAFDVLHSKHKYDMMNSKDYGRNYKECYGHQFATVIAATGKMYICCHLRGYEKYCIGDLKEKSLAEVWNSEERKEACEKIDFDDCIPLCRCNTFNQVLWNITRPKEHVCFL, encoded by the coding sequence ATGAAGGGCGCTGCAGCACCAAAAAAAGAAAACATCATAGAATTTATCCCCGACCTTAAGGAAAAGCTTAATGATGTAAAACAGTTCAGTTCTGAGAAAATTCTGCAACATTTGGACAGGGTCAGCGCATGGATAGATGGAGATAATCCTCCACCTATTACTGTTGAAATAGATATGACAAATGTATGCAATCACAAGTGCCCGGAGTGCGTTGTAAGTTATTACCAGCTTACAGACAGTAATTCCCTTTCAAGGGAAAGGGCAGAATCAATTATAGATCAATTAGGCGAAGAAGGAGCAAGGGGATTGATTTTTACCGGCGGCGGAGAACCATTATGCCATCCTGATACTCCTGATATAGTCGAGCGTGCAAAATCAAGAGGTATAGATGTCGGTTTTATCACAAATGGCCAGCTTCTAAAAGAAGAGTCAGCAGAGAAGCTTCTGAAAAATTGCACATGGATAAGGGTTTCTCTTGATGCTGCAACCCCTGAAGTATTCTTGAAAACGCATGGAAGGGACGGAAATGCTTTTAACAAGGTTGTAGAGAATATACGAATGCTGACAAGAATGAAAAAGGAATTACAAAGCAACGCCACAGTGGGAGTAGGATACCTGACCAGCAGGGAGACAAGCGGTGATTTGGAAAAAGCAACTATCCTTTGCAGAGATATGGGAGTTGACTATATCCAGTTTCGTCCAATGCAGATACATCGCGGCGGAAATTTTGAATACAACTGGGAAGATGTTACGAGGGAAATTGCGAAATGTATAAAATACAGCGGCAATGCCTTTGATGTCCTCCATTCAAAACATAAATACGACATGATGAACTCGAAAGATTATGGAAGGAATTACAAGGAATGCTATGGCCACCAGTTTGCTACGGTTATTGCCGCAACCGGCAAGATGTACATCTGCTGCCATCTCAGAGGTTATGAAAAGTATTGTATCGGGGATCTCAAGGAAAAAAGTCTTGCAGAGGTTTGGAATTCGGAAGAACGGAAAGAGGCCTGCGAAAAAATAGATTTTGATGACTGTATCCCATTGTGCAGGTGCAACACATTTAATCAGGTATTATGGAATATCACAAGACCCAAAGAACACGTATGCTTCCTGTGA
- a CDS encoding Rrf2 family transcriptional regulator: protein MLRIKRDTDYAIRCVLNLSKQEKGFSRIDALSADEEIPRPFVAKIMHRLNKQGIVQSQRGKGGGYSLAVTPSQLTVFDVVKAMEALPLINICVNGEDVCKRKATCPIHTVCKEVEQNLIKNLQIYSFQYLVDKS from the coding sequence ATGTTACGTATTAAGCGTGATACAGATTATGCAATAAGGTGCGTTTTAAACCTGTCAAAACAGGAAAAAGGGTTTTCCAGGATAGATGCCCTGTCTGCCGACGAAGAAATACCTCGCCCATTTGTTGCCAAAATAATGCACCGTCTGAACAAACAAGGAATCGTGCAATCCCAGAGGGGTAAAGGCGGCGGTTATTCATTGGCCGTAACACCTAGTCAGTTGACTGTTTTTGATGTTGTTAAAGCAATGGAAGCATTACCACTTATAAATATATGCGTAAACGGGGAAGATGTATGCAAAAGGAAGGCAACATGCCCCATACATACCGTATGCAAGGAGGTCGAGCAAAACCTTATAAAAAACCTTCAAATATACTCTTTTCAGTACCTTGTTGATAAATCCTGA